The stretch of DNA CACAAGGGGAAATCACACAGAGATTAGGACTGCAGTAGGAGAATGCCAACTAGACACAGATTAGTTTAGGACAGGGAATGGGGCATGGAGAAAAATTTCCTCAAATTTACCTGGATAATTCTGGCTTCCTGAAAGTCCTCTTCAGTTACTAAGGCAACATTATCCCAATTAGATTCTTATCCACCACATTGTCACCACTCATATGCACCCTCCTACACACACACCTGGTTTTCACTGCAACTGTAACCTACTCATTAATAATAGGCTTCAACCTAAGCTGCACCTAAGAATTGCCTGAGAGGCTTTTAGAAATCCTAATGCCTAGGCACactccagaccaattaaatcagaatccctGGGGGTAGGATCCATGTATTTGTAGTGTTTAAAGCTACCAGATAATTCCAAAGTATGACCAAGGTTAAGAACTACTGCTTAGTTCTCAGTTTAAGTCCTGATTTATATTTCTCCCATGTCCTTCAGGACCCCTATCTAACCTCACAAGGAAGTCATCTGCAGCTGATAAGATAGTACAGCAAACTGCTTCAGGAGGCTACTGAAGGGGGAAATCTGATTCTGCTTCCTTAAATAACTCAGGccaagaaatacacacacacctgcactcacacatgcacacacagacatatacaaaTGCACCCAGACACACCTGCATTCTTCTCCCCTAAGGAGGAGAATGGATAAGTGACTTGAGGGTATGGTATCAGGCTATGGGCATAGTGAGGCTAGTAAAGTGACTGCCCTTTCCCCACCCAAGGCCCCATTATCTACAGGACCTCTATGACCTCATGCTATAGTAGGTCAAAGCCTGAGGCCTGGGGCCTCACCTCCTTGGGCAGCTTGGGGTTCCTGCAGCAGCCACTGCCCTGCCTAACCCCTCCCACAACCCACCATGTTAGTTGGTACCCCCCACCTGCTGACACTGGATGAAGCTGATGCCACGTGGGCTCTCATCAAGGATAAAGTAAGAGGgctaaaaagaaagtaacaaagtGTAACCTAGATGAGTCTGAGCAACTTATGAGTAGGAAGGGGTGGGAAGCCTGGAGACAATAGTAACTAGTATTTACTCAGTGCTTGTTCACATGCCAGACACTGCACTAAGTGCTTTGCACACAGTCCAATTTCGTTATCACAATTGCAAAACTGGAAAAAGTTTCCTTGAAAAGCAATAGGAATCAGTGAGAACAGAAATAAGTGCTAAATCAATGTAGGACTTAGGtcaggaagacttcctggagagTGACATTCTAGCTAGGCAAGGAGAAATTATTCTcatggagagggaaaaggaattcCTGATTCATAATTGGTGCTTAATAAACACCTGAGTTAACGAGTAGGTGGGcaggtgagtgagtgagtgaatagTGTCCTAATTAAAGGTAGAGCACATACAAAAgccaggagaggaaaaagaaaactatgtatTTGTGAACTACAAATAGTCCTCTAGAGTAGAGTTCAAATGAGTAGTAGTGAAAATGAGGCCAAAGAGGTACAGGGGCTGATCACAAAGGGCCCTTTAAACTTTCTAAAGAAACTTCGACCTCTTCACCTTTAACTTCCACAGAATGGAAAATTTGGGTTTTGAGCAAAATATGTGGATTTTCAGGAGCAGGCAGATGTCCCACCAAATCAGGATGGCTCAATTTCTGAATTTGGAGAATTTAGGGATCGGATTCCAGTTATGTAATTTGAAGAATAATGAATTTCAAACACTCATTGAAGGCAGCCAAGCAAGTTTAAAAAAACCATCCTACAGTAGTGCCTATCAGACTCAAAGCAACTTTAATAGCATGTAACTCCAGCAGCTCACCACAAAGGTCAGCCTCCCAGGGAAGTAGAAACAGAAGCCAAGGCCCTCCCAAGTTCAAAGTACCTGGTTTCAGCTGTGTAAAAGGTTGATCTAGACAAGATCAAACATTTCATTAGGATGAACGTTAATGTGATCATCAACTAGTAAAAAGTTACACGATCTCTGACCATCAGAAAAATTCCCTAGTTAAAGGCAAAATTATCAGGAAAGGCAACATAGACATTGAGGATAAATCACTGgtaatattttccaaaatcaagGCGCAGGACACCTCTGAGTGACCTGGTTTCCTCTCTCCAGAACTGCTGAGAGTTTACTGAACACTTTGTAGAACATACAGCTAACCAGAATGTGGCTCAAGAGTTCCTCATTCAGAATCCAAACCAGCCAAGGTACCTCCAGGAAGACAGTCTTCCACACTCACCTTCCCAGGTTGCCCCTGGGAGATCTCAATTTGCAGGCCTCTATGTCTCACAGAACTCACCCAGAAGTAAAAGTGCAGTGAGAACAGGTAGTGGTCTCAAATGGTGACTCTACCAAGAATAGTCACCCTGGCATAGAAATGAGTGccttattttccctattttagtATAACTACTGGGGGCCTCAAGGGTAAGAAAGAGGGACTAATAATAAATCCCCCACAAAAGGCAGTATCTATACTCTGGGAAAAAGCCTCCAACTAAATCAGGGATTCATCTTTAAACAGACACTTGGACCATAagaactaggattttttttttttttaagattttatttatgagacagaaaaagagaacacaagcagggagaaggggcagagggcaagggagcagacccccagctgagcagggagcccaatgcagggctcaatcccaggaccctgagatcatggcctgagccaaaaacaaagaagatgcttaaccaaatgagccacctaggtgccccagaactAGGAATTTTAAATGTCAAGATCCCATTAAAGTATCCCCTTCTGGGGACACTCCTATTTGTCTTATTTGTATAGGATACTAGGGACCAGCTAGGGTAGCATTCTAAAGCTATATAGTGACTACACTTTCTTTGTCAGACCATTCTATACAAAAATGCCAAACCACCAGTGCTCTGCTGTCACCCCTAGTAACCCAAATGGACCTTCTCAGAGCCCTGTCCTTCAGCCTGATGCCCCCACCAGAAAGAATTCCATGTCTCAATGAAGCAAAGGAGAGGAATGATGGGAAATTCTTCCATGCAGATTCAGAAAGAGCACCATTTATTTCCTTGCTAGGTGACAAAAGACATGGACTTCAAGCTATCTCAGCTTGTTTTAAGTGCAACTATATCAGTTAGCTACTCTCCTCTCATGCTATGGGGCAGCACTTCCAAAACAGCTCTATGTAGCAAAATCCAAACTGGCCTTAAGGGATCATTGATGAATTCTACCAGAAGACCATCAAAGTGGCCAATGCCAGCAATAGGGAGACAGACATGTTGGAACTgggggctgaggaagaggagtAGAACAGAGCATTTTCAGAATAGGTCTCAAACAGAAAAGGGACCCAAACAGGGAATTTTCTGTACTCTCTAACAGAACACAGAGCCAGAGTCTCGGCCAGCAATATCTTTGGTGAGTAGAGAGCAAACCTACGTACAATTACTAGAGGAGATCTTACAAGGTTTCCAAGTTGGTCATGAAGTTAAACTTTCCAGAACTGGATTACCAAACCAAAAGCCAAGATAAGAAGGACAAAACCAACAGGAACTAGAATCCCTAAAAGCATATTGGGACCAGCATTACAGAGATGAGGCCTCAAATCCCTAACACTACTCCTTGCAGCCAGAGCAGATGTTGAAGAGTGGTCATTCCAAACCTCTCCCTGTGTACCCACTGTAGTGAATGACATCACCCATCTAACCAGTCATCTAAGACTATTCCTTCATGATTCCTTTTCCCAGACTCCTTAACTGACCAACTTCTACTAATTCTATACCCTACAGATCGTCCTCCATGATTTTAGTTGAAGGCCTCACCATGTTTTGGTTGCAGTATTATAATACTCTTAActgatctttctctctccttattttgTCTTGCTATTcaacattaacttttttttaaagattttatttattcatgagagacacagagagaggcagagacataggcagagggagaagaaggctccatggcgagagcccgatgtgggactcgatcccggaactccaggatcacaccctgagccgaaagcagatgctcaaccgctaagccactgaggcatccctcaACATAATTTTCTAAAGCACCTTTCTGATCCTGCTCCTCTTACCCAGAGCCCTCCAAGTGGTTTTCCATTGACCTCAGTATCATATCCCTATCACTTAGCACACACAAGATCTTCCATAGTCTAGTTCCCGTATTCCTGTCCCTCTTCAGACCCTATGTTTAAGTACTAGGAAATTATGCGTTCCTGAATTGCCCTTCTTAGTTTATAAGTTCAGGTTTTTTAACTGGCTGTATCCTCTCCCTGGATTGACCATCCTACCTAGCTAATTTCCTCAAAGCTCAAGTATTACCACCTAGGAACCTTCTCTGATCCTCTTGTGTCAAAGACAAAAGGTGTTAAATCACTTCTGGTCTCCTCCACAccttgctattattttatttagctgACTACTGTTTGTATTTTTGTCTCCTCCATTAGACTAAATCTCATGTTTTTATGTATTCCCAGTATCTGCAgggtctggcacatggtagacatTCAAGGGTTTGCTACAGGACAGAACTAGGAAATAAGGAGGAAACCTAACAGTCTGAGCACATTGTGGAGATATAGTTACAGTGAACAGTGGGAGGGTCAATCTAGAGTAGGCTACCAGGTAACTCCTGACTCAGTCCCTGACCTATAAACTGGCCATCTGCAGGTTATCGAGGAGCGCTTTGGGCCCAATGTAGTGGCAGTCCCTTTCCTGTCGGATGCAGCCTGCTATGACCTACTGGGTGTGCTAGTGAAGCAGTCCCGCCCAGCCCACACCCGCCTGGCTTTACCAGGTCGGCAGGGTCGGCGGGCACTACAACCAGTGGGGCCACTACCGAACCTCCTGGAGCAGGCAGGGTCTGAGGGTGCCTTTGCGCACTGCACTCGGGAATACTCACCAAACGGCAGAGCAGAGATAGCCTATGAAGAAATGCGACTGTTGGATGGGCAGCCCTGCCGGATCCGCCTGCACATGGGTGGCCTGCGCAAGAAGGTGGCCTTCCTGCTGCTGCCACCAGGGCAGGTGAGCCTACAGCAAAATCTTCCCTGGCTCCGAAGCACCCACAGCATCTATGTCATCTACCAGGTCTTCTCCTGTTCCTGGCTGCAGCTCGGGCTGTTACCTACAGCCCATGAGCCCCAGCTGCTTCGGTTACAGCGGTCACTGCCTGTTGCCTTCTCCTGCCTCAAGTTTTCACTGCAGCCCAAAGGAGTGCTGGGACCGCAGAAGCCTCTGACCAAAGATCCACTGCCCCATGGTGCCAACTGGGTCAGACCCAACCTCGGCATCATGCCATCTCTGGCCCCTACATCCGCCCCTGCCAATACCCCTGAAGCTGCTGATGTGCCCCCACCTGTCCCAGCCCCACCTACACCACCTCCACAGGAAAGGCCAGGAGGCAGACCCACCAGATTCTCCTACAAGGGTCGAAACCCCTTCCGCAGGAGGCCCCAGATGTTATCAGGTACTAATAGGGGATATGAAGCTGAGAGGGATGAGATCGGGTGGAGGGAaagagcatagggaatataggAATGTGTGCCCCAGGAATGTGTGGGGGCACCCTTAACTCCACACTGGATCCTGGTAAAGGGGATGGAATGAGGGAGCTGGGGGGCAATGAGGTGGAAGCCTGGTCCTGGTGAGGGGGTGGGCACAGCACAGAGGGCCAGGGAGGGACCAGGGAGGCAGAAAGACCAGGGCATGAGTCAAGCTGTGACTATCCCCAACCCTGGCAGAGAACTGGCTCttcagcccccgcagccccccaccAGGAGTCCAGGGTGGGGGCCCCGGGGACCCCGACCGGCACTCCAtgtccctgcccctgctgcaGGGTCTGTCCTCAGAATTCGACAGCGACGAATGAAGCTGAGGCGAGAGATGCAGGGGGCGAGGCCCCCAAGATCTGGCATAGGGATACTGGTCCCCAATAAACATCAGCTGCTGCTCCCCCAAACCATGCTGGGCCCATGCTGCTTCTTCCTTCTGGGGGATGGAGGAGAGTTCCTACTTTCTTCCCTAGGCTCCATGACCCCCTCATCCTTTAAGGGCATAAGAAGCACCTTGAAACCTTAGTACCAATGTCCCCATGAGAGAGAAATTACCCCTGACCTCCCCATTAATATACAACCTTCCTGGGGCTGCAGCCCCAGAAAAAAGGGTGGGAAAGAAGAATGAGCACAGAATAGAGATTTCCCTTTTATACATATTGCAACAAGTTCTCCATAAAACATTCAtcggaaataaattaaaaagtcctCTTGCCACTGCCTCCAAACATAAAAAGGAGCCTACACCCCGGCCCTGGCCCAGGCCACGCGAGGCTCTGATTGTCCATGGAAGAAAGTTAAGGATTGAGGGGCCCAAAGCCTGAGACAG from Canis lupus dingo isolate Sandy chromosome 21, ASM325472v2, whole genome shotgun sequence encodes:
- the C21H11orf42 gene encoding uncharacterized protein C11orf42 homolog isoform X6 → MLVGTPHLLTLDEADATWALIKDKNTEPESRPAISLVIEERFGPNVVAVPFLSDAACYDLLGVLVKQSRPAHTRLALPGRQGRRALQPVGPLPNLLEQAGSEGAFAHCTREYSPNGRAEIAYEEMRLLDGQPCRIRLHMGGLRKKVAFLLLPPGQVSLQQNLPWLRSTHSIYVIYQVFSCSWLQLGLLPTAHEPQLLRLQRSLPVAFSCLKFSLQPKGVLGPQKPLTKDPLPHGANWVRPNLGIMPSLAPTSAPANTPEAADVPPPVPAPPTPPPQERPGGRPTRFSYKGRNPFRRRPQMLSEFDSDE
- the C21H11orf42 gene encoding uncharacterized protein C11orf42 homolog isoform X2, encoding MLVGTPHLLTLDEADATWALIKDKVIEERFGPNVVAVPFLSDAACYDLLGVLVKQSRPAHTRLALPGRQGRRALQPVGPLPNLLEQAGSEGAFAHCTREYSPNGRAEIAYEEMRLLDGQPCRIRLHMGGLRKKVAFLLLPPGQVSLQQNLPWLRSTHSIYVIYQVFSCSWLQLGLLPTAHEPQLLRLQRSLPVAFSCLKFSLQPKGVLGPQKPLTKDPLPHGANWVRPNLGIMPSLAPTSAPANTPEAADVPPPVPAPPTPPPQERPGGRPTRFSYKGRNPFRRRPQMLSGSVLRIRQRRMKLRREMQGARPPRSGIGILVPNKHQLLLPQTMLGPCCFFLLGDGGEFLLSSLGSMTPSSFKGIRSTLKP
- the C21H11orf42 gene encoding uncharacterized protein C11orf42 homolog isoform X4; amino-acid sequence: MLVGTPHLLTLDEADATWALIKDKVIEERFGPNVVAVPFLSDAACYDLLGVLVKQSRPAHTRLALPGRQGRRALQPVGPLPNLLEQAGSEGAFAHCTREYSPNGRAEIAYEEMRLLDGQPCRIRLHMGGLRKKVAFLLLPPGQVSLQQNLPWLRSTHSIYVIYQVFSCSWLQLGLLPTAHEPQLLRLQRSLPVAFSCLKFSLQPKGVLGPQKPLTKDPLPHGANWVRPNLGIMPSLAPTSAPANTPEAADVPPPVPAPPTPPPQERPGGRPTRFSYKGRNPFRRRPQMLSENWLFSPRSPPPGVQGGGPGDPDRHSMSLPLLQGLSSEFDSDE
- the C21H11orf42 gene encoding uncharacterized protein C11orf42 homolog isoform X5, which codes for MLVGTPHLLTLDEADATWALIKDKNTEPESRPAISLVIEERFGPNVVAVPFLSDAACYDLLGVLVKQSRPAHTRLALPGRQGRRALQPVGPLPNLLEQAGSEGAFAHCTREYSPNGRAEIAYEEMRLLDGQPCRIRLHMGGLRKKVAFLLLPPGQVSLQQNLPWLRSTHSIYVIYQVFSCSWLQLGLLPTAHEPQLLRLQRSLPVAFSCLKFSLQPKGVLGPQKPLTKDPLPHGANWVRPNLGIMPSLAPTSAPANTPEAADVPPPVPAPPTPPPQERPGGRPTRFSYKGRNPFRRRPQMLSGKTSTVRRQE
- the C21H11orf42 gene encoding uncharacterized protein C11orf42 homolog isoform X1, whose amino-acid sequence is MLVGTPHLLTLDEADATWALIKDKNTEPESRPAISLVIEERFGPNVVAVPFLSDAACYDLLGVLVKQSRPAHTRLALPGRQGRRALQPVGPLPNLLEQAGSEGAFAHCTREYSPNGRAEIAYEEMRLLDGQPCRIRLHMGGLRKKVAFLLLPPGQVSLQQNLPWLRSTHSIYVIYQVFSCSWLQLGLLPTAHEPQLLRLQRSLPVAFSCLKFSLQPKGVLGPQKPLTKDPLPHGANWVRPNLGIMPSLAPTSAPANTPEAADVPPPVPAPPTPPPQERPGGRPTRFSYKGRNPFRRRPQMLSGSVLRIRQRRMKLRREMQGARPPRSGIGILVPNKHQLLLPQTMLGPCCFFLLGDGGEFLLSSLGSMTPSSFKGIRSTLKP
- the C21H11orf42 gene encoding uncharacterized protein C11orf42 homolog isoform X3 — its product is MLVGTPHLLTLDEADATWALIKDKNTEPESRPAISLVIEERFGPNVVAVPFLSDAACYDLLGVLVKQSRPAHTRLALPGRQGRRALQPVGPLPNLLEQAGSEGAFAHCTREYSPNGRAEIAYEEMRLLDGQPCRIRLHMGGLRKKVAFLLLPPGQVSLQQNLPWLRSTHSIYVIYQVFSCSWLQLGLLPTAHEPQLLRLQRSLPVAFSCLKFSLQPKGVLGPQKPLTKDPLPHGANWVRPNLGIMPSLAPTSAPANTPEAADVPPPVPAPPTPPPQERPGGRPTRFSYKGRNPFRRRPQMLSENWLFSPRSPPPGVQGGGPGDPDRHSMSLPLLQGLSSEFDSDE